Part of the Candidatus Thermoplasmatota archaeon genome is shown below.
GTACTGTACTTTGGGCATGAAAATACCTTGCTCTGCAAGTATGCCCTCGTAGCCAAGATGCAAATCCGCAATCGAAATTAAATCTAGCTCTTCAATATAAATTGCAGGGTAAGGCTCTATAAGCTCTATACTATTGAAAATTTTCATTTATCTTTATACCTCTTCTAGCTAATTCAGCTAAAAATTTTTCATCCTGTATGCAAATCTCTGGTGTGAAAGCGCCTTTTTCAAGCTCTCCTTTAGCTAAATATTGCGCTATTATCGATGCGCTAAAGCCAGTTGTCCTTGCCATTGCGCTAAGCTTGTTCTTTTCATCAAAATAATCTACTAGCTCGTATTCTATTTTTTCTTTTTCGCCAACAACACTTACTCTTAGCAGCACAACATCTTTGCAGGGCTTTAAATGCTTTTTCAGAAATGTGATAAAAAGCTCTTTCTCTCTTCTCGCTTTTACTATTTTTTCGCAATGCCCTATGTACCTTATCGTTTTGTAATCAAGCTCTTTGACTTTATTCTTGAAAGTATCAGGCAACGTTGAGGCACCACCAGCGGTATGAAAGCATTCGAGCATCCCAAAATTATGAAAATATATATGTTCGATTTCTGTTAATGGCTCAACTTCTTTTATCTTTCCGTTTCTTATTATTCTGCATTTCCTAGTGTACTCATTTATCAATCCTTCGATAGAGAAAAACAACCCGTAATTTAAAGGAGGTTTTGGTGCTTGGGGTAAGCCTCCTACTCTGCAATAAATGGCATAAAGGTTCTTAACTTTTCTGGCTCCTAAGCCTGACAGAATATTTGTAATTCCAG
Proteins encoded:
- a CDS encoding saccharopine dehydrogenase C-terminal domain-containing protein, whose amino-acid sequence is MKVLVLGAGKMSSAIALDLMKNKVEVAVGDIDFEAAEKVARKYDAIAIKVDVKAHDKLIKLMKKYDAVVSAVPYFLNYKLVKAAIKASTNFCDLGGNTEIVKKELKFHDSAKKAGITVIPDCGLAPGITNILSGLGARKVKNLYAIYCRVGGLPQAPKPPLNYGLFFSIEGLINEYTRKCRIIRNGKIKEVEPLTEIEHIYFHNFGMLECFHTAGGASTLPDTFKNKVKELDYKTIRYIGHCEKIVKARREKELFITFLKKHLKPCKDVVLLRVSVVGEKEKIEYELVDYFDEKNKLSAMARTTGFSASIIAQYLAKGELEKGAFTPEICIQDEKFLAELARRGIKINENFQ